The following is a genomic window from Paenibacillus sp. FSL R5-0766.
TCCCCACATCACCCAGATTCCATCTGAGATCATTGCAGATTGGTGCCACCCGTATAACAGCCCAAGAAGCAGTGAACCACTGATGTTGATGATCCATGTTCCCCATGGAAAAGCCGCTCCCACCAAGCCAGAGACCCATTTTCCCAGACTGTAACGCAGTACCGCACCCAGCACACCTGCAAAACCAATCCATAGGATCATGAGGCATCACCTTCTTGTCTTGGTGCTCCCAACATACGCTGTCCAAGGCTCATTCCCAGCGCACATAGCATTAATCCTGCCAACAGACTTACGATCATATAAATAGCGGCATGGACCCATTCGCCCCCTTCGGATAAACGAAC
Proteins encoded in this region:
- the crcB gene encoding fluoride efflux transporter CrcB, which translates into the protein MILWIGFAGVLGAVLRYSLGKWVSGLVGAAFPWGTWIINISGSLLLGLLYGWHQSAMISDGIWVMWGTGFCGAYTTFSTFGYETLGLMGRQRYASAALYVVSSVVVGVLAAWAGVWLTA